In Luteolibacter sp. Y139, a genomic segment contains:
- a CDS encoding glycosyltransferase, with the protein MAIPLQPEILIAHPWMGRGGSEATAMWALHALQDRARVTFATASPVDWADLNATYGTRVSPEKVALLSAPRLPGVNTGTVVAFWQRAWFERFCRTQGTKFDACISAYNPIRFGKRAIQLIGDFSFDEKCRLALYPTATGQAHHRPSFVRQAYLSIGEHLAGRHDEPAFAPDDLVVANSQWTSTRLREHFPLDRVPVLFPPSSPLGLENSKREPLGFVAMSRITPEKEIESILTILDRVRAAGRPATLDLLGKIGDDSYSRRIRRMVRERQEWVRTPGFLGPREKTALFSTRSFGLHACRVEAFGIAVAEMAAAGLIPFVPAEGATREIAADESLVYRNPDDAAARILAVLDQPDSHAPLRRSLRENVERFAPEHFSVRLVEIVQDFLGRPI; encoded by the coding sequence ATGGCCATCCCCCTCCAGCCTGAAATCCTGATCGCCCATCCCTGGATGGGCCGCGGCGGTTCCGAAGCGACCGCCATGTGGGCATTGCACGCCCTGCAAGACCGCGCCCGAGTGACCTTTGCCACCGCCTCGCCGGTCGATTGGGCCGATCTGAATGCCACCTACGGCACCCGCGTTTCTCCCGAAAAGGTCGCCCTGCTCTCCGCGCCGCGGCTACCCGGCGTGAATACCGGCACCGTGGTGGCCTTCTGGCAGCGGGCGTGGTTCGAACGCTTTTGCCGCACCCAGGGCACCAAGTTCGACGCCTGCATCAGCGCCTACAATCCCATCCGCTTCGGCAAGCGCGCCATCCAGCTCATCGGCGACTTCAGCTTCGACGAGAAATGCCGGCTTGCCCTCTACCCGACCGCCACCGGCCAAGCGCATCACCGCCCGTCCTTCGTCCGGCAGGCGTACCTCTCGATCGGCGAGCACCTCGCCGGCCGCCACGATGAGCCGGCCTTCGCTCCGGATGATCTCGTGGTCGCGAATTCCCAATGGACCTCCACGCGCCTCCGGGAGCACTTCCCTCTGGACCGCGTCCCGGTGCTCTTTCCCCCGTCGTCACCGCTTGGCCTGGAAAACTCCAAGCGCGAGCCTCTCGGCTTCGTGGCCATGAGCCGCATCACGCCGGAAAAGGAAATCGAGTCCATCCTCACCATCCTCGACCGGGTCCGTGCTGCCGGACGACCCGCGACTCTCGACCTGCTCGGTAAAATCGGCGACGACAGCTACTCGCGGCGCATCCGCCGGATGGTCCGCGAACGCCAGGAGTGGGTGCGGACCCCCGGCTTCCTCGGGCCACGGGAAAAGACCGCGCTCTTTTCGACGCGCTCGTTCGGTCTCCATGCCTGCCGCGTGGAAGCCTTCGGCATCGCAGTCGCCGAAATGGCCGCCGCTGGCCTGATTCCCTTCGTGCCTGCCGAAGGCGCAACGCGGGAAATCGCGGCCGACGAGTCGCTCGTCTACCGGAATCCCGACGACGCGGCTGCCAGGATCCTCGCCGTGCTCGATCAACCGGACTCCCACGCCCCGCTGCGACGGTCTCTGCGCGAAAATGTCGAACGCTTCGCCCCGGAGCACTTCAGCGTGCGACTGGTCGAGATCGTGCAGGATTTCCTCGGCCGGCCGATCTAA
- a CDS encoding PIG-L deacetylase family protein — protein sequence MWSKLSQRLTDPLFYRKRWLQLLRPLRPPRAPRPVTLDSLLESGGPVLAVFAHPDDELFASCLLCELAARKVPFHLICLTRGEGGITGGMTREELGQIREAELRASAAALGAASVEFLDYLDPLGLAHRTFAPDVSPEDLAARLKALLEKHRPSIILTHGSGGEYWHPAHLLAHRAVFLASEGKHDILTIHAWQDSHALPGMLNRDDPADLVIDGTPHRTQRLAAFRAHVSQRDYFAGHGGSLEGYVDLSAKEAFRHYPRASG from the coding sequence ATGTGGAGCAAGCTTTCCCAGCGCCTCACCGATCCTCTCTTCTACCGCAAGCGCTGGCTCCAGCTTCTGCGCCCCCTGCGACCACCGCGGGCACCGCGACCGGTGACGCTTGATTCGCTGTTAGAATCCGGCGGCCCCGTCCTCGCGGTCTTCGCCCATCCCGATGACGAGCTCTTCGCCTCCTGCCTGCTCTGCGAACTCGCGGCGCGAAAAGTCCCATTCCATCTCATCTGCCTGACCCGCGGCGAAGGTGGCATCACCGGCGGCATGACCCGTGAGGAACTCGGACAAATCCGTGAAGCCGAGCTGCGTGCCTCCGCCGCCGCGCTCGGTGCTGCCTCCGTCGAGTTCCTGGACTACCTCGATCCTCTCGGTCTGGCCCACCGCACCTTTGCTCCTGACGTTTCGCCCGAAGACCTCGCGGCACGGCTGAAGGCCCTGTTAGAAAAACACCGCCCCTCGATCATTCTCACCCACGGCAGCGGCGGCGAATACTGGCATCCAGCACATTTGCTCGCCCATCGCGCGGTCTTTCTCGCCTCGGAAGGCAAGCACGACATCCTCACCATCCACGCTTGGCAGGATTCTCATGCCCTTCCCGGCATGCTGAATCGCGACGATCCCGCCGATCTCGTCATCGATGGCACTCCGCATCGCACCCAGCGCCTCGCCGCCTTCCGCGCTCACGTCTCACAACGCGACTACTTCGCCGGCCACGGCGGATCCTTGGAGGGCTACGTCGATCTCAGCGCGAAGGAAGCCTTCCGGCACTACCCCCGCGCAAGCGGATAA